A section of the Fibrobacter sp. genome encodes:
- a CDS encoding inorganic diphosphatase produces MAINYLDLPIGKKYPYEVDCVVEIGKDTNLKYEYDERLHVFRLDRCLLSSMSYPCTYGFIPSTKADDGDALDMLIYSPASMMTGTVCTCRVIGALDMTDGGKKDYKVLGVPVFNPRPIKDITDVDQMFLRITKNFFQNYKELEGKDVQIGDWMNAEFAREKVIVAHRAYFQNQVQIPETCYQEPEGNDHLPPEELI; encoded by the coding sequence ATGGCTATTAACTATCTTGATTTGCCGATTGGTAAGAAGTACCCCTACGAAGTGGACTGCGTCGTAGAAATCGGTAAGGACACCAACCTGAAGTATGAATACGACGAACGCCTTCACGTGTTCCGTCTTGACCGTTGCTTGCTTAGCTCCATGAGCTATCCCTGTACTTATGGTTTCATTCCCAGCACCAAGGCTGACGACGGCGATGCTTTGGATATGCTGATTTACAGCCCGGCTTCTATGATGACCGGTACCGTTTGCACTTGCCGCGTGATTGGAGCCCTGGACATGACCGACGGTGGCAAGAAGGACTACAAAGTCCTTGGCGTGCCCGTGTTCAATCCGCGCCCCATCAAGGACATTACCGACGTGGACCAGATGTTCCTCCGCATTACCAAGAACTTCTTCCAGAACTACAAGGAATTGGAAGGCAAGGACGTTCAGATCGGTGATTGGATGAATGCTGAGTTCGCCCGTGAAAAGGTGATTGTGGCTCATCGCGCCTACTTCCAGAACCAGGTGCAGATTCCGGAAACCTGCTACCAGGAACCGGAAGGCAATGACCATCTCCCGCCGGAAGAGCTGATCTAA
- the smc gene encoding chromosome segregation protein SMC — protein sequence MQITKLKIFGFKSFAQRTEVNFPTKGLTAVVGPNGCGKSNITDAIRWVLGEQKAAALRMGKMQDVIFSGTEERAAMSLAEVSIVIDNSDGTLNSEYSEVIVTRRVHRDGSGEYLINNQECRLRDVHALLFDSGLGSSTYSQMNADMIKAVLSDKADDRRILFEEAAGVSKYKQQRKETRRQLERVQMDMERVEDNLRAVRRSVRMYETQAEKVNEYKRLSKRLRELDLSVSIDKFEDMREGVSTLETTTRRMNHEVESAKTKATELQTRIDEKKLLISEDENAYRDLERQVQSITIELNDLNNSLGRIRDTISALEAANEKAQEEINRSQDKVRELTEEQARLEEENRVLGSDSDVEEMNALLEREREILQVMRDKVDDLRSQSRDLANERLQATNRANALRGRFERMDAESALLQGNLEKWNVEIETIQKQKSEAEDALRDIQTGMDEANAEIERLTEQKTTREERLEGDRSDLQEQQKKLQDLKNEEARLQSRIDVLQSVANEGTDASRWLKENKADLIGGLLSERIEASPEYASYVEAALGDLMDAVIVSSDSNAVNIVYSMKDYNVGKALLALVGEAAPAYQGVVDGAGVVGCLNQFVKADDEIKPWLTGILSRYFVVDSLQTAIAFAKNMREQDLCFVAPDAIVRTSGLVSSGAATSGALSRKNEIAEATKLLEDVQSEVVAAEEEISRLQDLVDEDTSMLESLVDDLREKQDSLRGGNASISIQNNVISGCDRRLAQLENEVRNAQAKIQAAEETKNSDAELAEAQAAVERAENEYARVNDELSEKDSLFREKEEEVRDLERAAQDKNAKLAQNTSRLRSIADQIEFHENSIRSRNDELVQNAAAIEKNEGESNSVADQVQAKDSQLREVEEQRDLAREKYELVSGDLEDWRSEVNHLRDEMIEKMKDLNEVGRRQEALQANLDRLVERVTNEYSVDLANPEDVERVEYSQPEADREIRELRGKIKDLGPVNVNVMEDYEDEKKRMEEVEKQFDDLDRARASLDRTITKLDDIARTRYLETFNRIQKNFQFVFSKLFLNGETKMSLVEKVDDMGKPMDILDADIEINVRPTGKKMRGIKALSGGEHALTATALLFAIYMEKPSPYCVLDEVDGPLDDANVGRFMALLREFSKQTLFIVVTHNKRTMAEADMLYGVTQEIKGISRIASVQLADATKFAI from the coding sequence GTGCAGATAACTAAGTTAAAGATTTTTGGATTCAAGTCCTTTGCTCAAAGAACCGAAGTGAATTTCCCCACTAAGGGTCTTACCGCTGTGGTGGGTCCTAACGGTTGTGGTAAATCCAATATTACGGACGCAATCCGTTGGGTGCTCGGCGAACAGAAAGCCGCCGCACTTCGTATGGGCAAGATGCAGGACGTGATCTTTAGCGGTACCGAAGAACGTGCCGCCATGAGCCTTGCCGAAGTTTCCATTGTGATTGACAACAGCGATGGAACTTTGAATTCTGAATATTCCGAAGTGATCGTGACCCGTCGTGTTCATCGTGATGGTTCCGGTGAATACCTGATCAACAATCAGGAATGCCGCCTTCGTGATGTTCATGCATTGCTTTTTGACTCCGGCCTCGGTTCCAGTACCTATTCCCAGATGAACGCCGACATGATCAAGGCTGTTCTTTCTGACAAGGCCGATGATCGTCGAATTCTTTTTGAAGAAGCTGCTGGCGTTAGCAAGTACAAGCAGCAGCGTAAGGAAACCCGCCGCCAGTTGGAACGTGTGCAGATGGACATGGAACGCGTGGAAGACAATCTCCGTGCCGTTCGCCGTTCTGTGCGTATGTATGAAACCCAGGCGGAAAAGGTCAACGAATACAAACGCTTGAGCAAGCGCCTTCGTGAACTGGACCTTTCCGTAAGTATTGACAAGTTTGAAGACATGCGTGAAGGTGTAAGCACCCTGGAAACCACGACCAGACGCATGAACCACGAAGTGGAATCTGCAAAGACCAAGGCAACGGAACTTCAGACCAGGATTGACGAAAAGAAACTCTTGATCAGCGAAGACGAAAACGCCTACCGCGATTTGGAACGTCAGGTTCAGTCCATCACCATTGAGTTGAACGACTTGAACAATTCCCTTGGCCGTATCCGCGATACGATTTCTGCCTTGGAAGCCGCCAACGAAAAGGCTCAGGAAGAAATCAACCGCAGCCAGGACAAGGTTCGCGAACTTACCGAAGAACAGGCTCGCCTTGAAGAAGAAAACCGCGTGCTGGGTTCCGATAGTGATGTGGAAGAAATGAACGCATTGCTTGAACGTGAACGCGAAATTCTGCAGGTGATGCGCGATAAAGTGGATGATCTTCGCAGCCAATCTAGAGACTTGGCTAACGAACGTCTTCAGGCAACGAACCGTGCCAATGCTTTGCGTGGCCGTTTCGAACGTATGGACGCCGAATCCGCTTTGCTCCAGGGCAACTTGGAAAAGTGGAATGTTGAAATTGAAACCATTCAGAAGCAGAAGTCCGAAGCAGAAGATGCTCTCCGCGATATTCAGACTGGAATGGATGAAGCCAATGCTGAAATTGAACGCCTGACAGAACAGAAGACCACTCGCGAAGAACGTTTGGAAGGCGACCGCTCTGACCTTCAGGAACAGCAGAAAAAACTTCAGGATCTTAAGAATGAAGAAGCTCGTTTGCAGTCCCGTATCGATGTGCTGCAGAGCGTTGCCAACGAAGGTACCGATGCCAGCCGCTGGCTTAAGGAGAACAAGGCTGATCTGATTGGAGGCCTGCTTTCTGAACGCATCGAAGCTTCTCCTGAATACGCATCCTATGTGGAAGCCGCTCTTGGCGACTTGATGGATGCCGTGATAGTTTCTAGCGATTCCAATGCCGTTAACATTGTGTATTCCATGAAGGACTACAATGTGGGCAAGGCTTTGCTCGCCTTGGTGGGCGAGGCTGCTCCTGCTTACCAGGGCGTTGTGGATGGAGCCGGCGTTGTGGGCTGCCTGAATCAGTTTGTGAAGGCTGATGACGAAATCAAGCCGTGGCTCACCGGCATTCTTTCCCGCTACTTTGTGGTGGATTCCTTGCAGACGGCGATTGCCTTTGCAAAGAACATGCGCGAACAGGATTTGTGCTTTGTGGCTCCCGATGCCATTGTCCGTACCAGCGGCTTGGTCAGCAGCGGTGCCGCAACTTCTGGCGCACTTTCCCGAAAGAATGAAATTGCAGAAGCCACCAAACTTTTGGAAGATGTTCAGTCTGAAGTGGTTGCTGCCGAAGAAGAAATTTCCCGCTTGCAGGATCTCGTTGATGAAGATACCAGCATGTTGGAATCCTTGGTGGATGACCTTCGCGAAAAGCAGGATTCCCTCCGCGGTGGAAACGCTAGCATCTCCATCCAGAACAATGTGATTTCCGGTTGCGACCGTCGTCTTGCTCAGCTTGAAAACGAAGTCCGCAATGCTCAGGCCAAGATCCAGGCTGCAGAAGAAACCAAGAACAGCGATGCTGAATTGGCAGAAGCCCAGGCTGCTGTGGAACGCGCAGAAAACGAGTATGCTCGCGTTAATGACGAACTGAGTGAAAAGGATTCCTTGTTCCGCGAAAAGGAAGAAGAAGTCCGCGACTTGGAACGTGCCGCCCAGGACAAGAATGCAAAGCTTGCCCAGAACACCAGCCGCCTGCGTAGCATCGCCGACCAGATTGAATTCCACGAGAATTCTATTCGCAGCCGTAACGATGAACTTGTTCAAAATGCGGCCGCCATCGAAAAGAACGAAGGCGAAAGCAATTCTGTTGCAGATCAAGTCCAGGCAAAGGACTCCCAACTTCGCGAAGTTGAAGAACAGCGTGACCTTGCCCGCGAAAAGTATGAACTTGTTTCTGGCGACTTGGAAGATTGGCGTAGCGAAGTCAATCATCTCCGCGACGAAATGATCGAAAAGATGAAGGACTTGAACGAAGTGGGCCGCCGTCAGGAAGCCTTGCAGGCTAACTTGGACCGCCTCGTAGAACGCGTTACCAACGAATACTCCGTGGATCTCGCAAATCCCGAAGATGTTGAACGCGTTGAATATAGCCAGCCCGAAGCTGATCGTGAAATTCGTGAACTCCGCGGCAAGATCAAGGACCTTGGCCCTGTCAACGTCAACGTGATGGAAGATTACGAAGACGAAAAGAAGCGCATGGAAGAAGTGGAAAAGCAGTTCGACGATTTGGACCGTGCCCGTGCTTCGCTCGACCGTACCATCACTAAGCTTGATGATATTGCCCGTACCCGCTACTTGGAAACCTTTAACAGAATCCAGAAGAACTTCCAGTTTGTGTTCAGTAAGCTGTTCCTCAATGGCGAAACCAAGATGAGCCTTGTGGAAAAAGTGGATGACATGGGCAAGCCCATGGACATTCTGGATGCGGATATTGAAATCAACGTTCGTCCTACCGGTAAGAAGATGCGCGGCATCAAGGCTCTTTCCGGTGGTGAACATGCTCTTACCGCAACGGCACTTCTCTTTGCTATTTACATGGAAAAACCGTCGCCCTACTGCGTGCTGGACGAAGTGGATGGCCCGCTTGATGACGCAAACGTGGGTCGCTTCATGGCCCTCCTCCGTGAATTCAGTAAGCAGACCTTGTTCATCGTGGTTACCCATAACAAGCGTACCATGGCCGAAGCAGACATGCTCTACGGTGTTACCCAGGAAATCAAGGGTATCTCCCGTATTGCTTCTGTGCAGTTGGCCGACGCTACCAAATTCGCGATCTAA
- a CDS encoding adenosine kinase, producing the protein MKKVLGMGAALVDVLANVSDEWIAAQGVQKGGMNMVDWPQMEKFLGSLEKPIRVPGGSTCNTMVGVAKLGGRAAFISKVAKDELGDLFQNHLKNSGVESKMGISDVATGCVFSAVTPDAQRSMWTFLGASDFLVSEDFVPALFDDVSLLYAEGYRAFNADCFKKSFTLARSLGVETALDFSSFGVVDACRKTFDELFENKMIDIIIANEDEAFAYAGVKEEAALDVLAKKAKVAVVKIGKRGALIAKDGKVTRVQAGPAKAIDTTGAGDLWASGFIYGYMNGWDMERAGNLGSVVSNEVVQVMGAQIPEEGWARIKAQM; encoded by the coding sequence ATGAAGAAAGTTCTCGGTATGGGCGCTGCCCTGGTCGATGTTTTGGCAAACGTGAGCGATGAATGGATCGCAGCACAGGGCGTTCAGAAGGGCGGCATGAACATGGTGGATTGGCCCCAGATGGAAAAGTTTCTGGGCAGTCTTGAAAAGCCGATCCGCGTGCCGGGTGGCTCTACCTGCAATACCATGGTGGGCGTTGCAAAGCTGGGTGGCCGTGCCGCTTTCATCAGCAAGGTGGCCAAGGACGAGTTGGGCGACCTGTTCCAGAATCATCTGAAGAACTCCGGTGTGGAATCCAAGATGGGTATTTCCGACGTGGCTACCGGTTGCGTCTTTAGCGCCGTTACCCCGGATGCTCAGCGTTCCATGTGGACTTTCCTTGGTGCTTCCGATTTCCTGGTTTCCGAAGACTTTGTTCCGGCTTTGTTTGACGACGTTTCCCTGCTTTATGCAGAAGGCTACCGCGCATTCAACGCTGATTGCTTCAAGAAATCCTTTACCTTGGCTCGCTCTTTGGGCGTAGAAACCGCTTTGGACTTCAGCTCCTTCGGTGTGGTGGACGCTTGCCGCAAGACTTTTGATGAATTGTTTGAAAACAAGATGATCGATATCATCATTGCAAATGAAGACGAAGCTTTCGCCTACGCAGGCGTTAAGGAAGAAGCTGCGCTGGATGTTCTCGCCAAGAAGGCCAAGGTGGCTGTGGTGAAGATTGGTAAGCGTGGCGCCTTGATCGCTAAGGATGGCAAGGTGACCCGCGTGCAGGCTGGCCCTGCCAAGGCAATCGACACCACTGGCGCCGGCGACCTTTGGGCATCGGGATTCATTTACGGTTATATGAACGGTTGGGACATGGAACGTGCCGGCAACTTAGGTAGCGTTGTTTCCAACGAAGTGGTGCAGGTGATGGGTGCCCAGATTCCGGAGGAAGGCTGGGCTCGCATCAAGGCTCAGATGTAA
- a CDS encoding alkaline phosphatase, which produces MRVVFAVTFAVLMSAGAFAQGVAKSQNVHVDPFFVPVSSVNLKTAEIAAYMPEAQRLFVVGEGDVLEIVKIDDQGKLEKESEFNLEGEATSVTVFDNFVAVSLLSKPAHAEGFVEILKFEGSALSKVATYKIGHHPDMITFTPDGKRLLVACEGEPSEDGKVDPKGSVAILELGSDFAKSGTNFAPKISVLEFDDASVEPEYISVSEDSKYAWVSLQENNALARVDIEAARIDTIFDLGYVDHSKPGFGLDAVKDGRINIKSENMRGLRQPDGIKVFSVGQDNFVITANEGESLENPAAWKSYARKNPCEGVKGCKVSYGSRSISIFDGMSGELIWDSGDALEQAAAKFTPEYFNWNSKKGKKKIDTRSDDKGCEPENVTYGMVNGKRLVFVGLERAGAIAVFDATKFKSPKLIQYIMDSNHRGPEGILFIPSEKSPVKHSALLVVGFEYSKTLVVYKVNP; this is translated from the coding sequence GTGCGTGTTGTTTTTGCGGTGACTTTTGCCGTTCTAATGTCTGCTGGCGCCTTTGCACAAGGTGTGGCGAAGTCTCAGAATGTGCATGTTGATCCATTTTTTGTTCCGGTGTCTTCTGTAAATTTGAAGACTGCAGAAATTGCGGCTTACATGCCCGAAGCCCAGCGCTTGTTTGTGGTGGGCGAAGGTGATGTTCTTGAAATTGTCAAAATTGATGACCAGGGTAAACTTGAAAAGGAATCCGAGTTTAACTTGGAAGGTGAAGCCACCAGCGTAACTGTTTTTGATAACTTTGTGGCTGTGAGCCTTTTGTCAAAACCCGCCCACGCAGAAGGTTTTGTTGAAATTTTGAAGTTCGAAGGTTCTGCATTGAGCAAGGTCGCCACATACAAGATTGGGCATCATCCCGACATGATCACCTTCACTCCCGATGGAAAACGCTTGCTGGTTGCCTGTGAAGGCGAACCTAGCGAAGATGGTAAAGTCGATCCCAAGGGCAGTGTGGCAATTTTGGAGCTAGGCTCTGATTTTGCAAAGTCTGGGACTAACTTCGCCCCGAAAATTTCAGTTCTTGAATTTGACGATGCTTCGGTGGAACCTGAATATATTTCCGTTTCCGAAGATTCCAAGTACGCCTGGGTAAGCCTGCAAGAAAATAATGCCCTGGCCCGCGTAGATATTGAAGCCGCAAGAATTGACACCATTTTTGATTTGGGATATGTGGATCATTCTAAGCCTGGGTTTGGCCTAGATGCTGTGAAGGATGGTCGCATCAATATCAAGAGCGAGAACATGCGAGGCTTGCGTCAACCTGATGGCATCAAGGTTTTCTCTGTTGGACAGGATAATTTTGTGATTACTGCCAACGAAGGCGAAAGCCTGGAAAATCCTGCGGCATGGAAATCTTATGCCAGAAAAAATCCTTGCGAAGGAGTCAAGGGTTGCAAGGTTTCATATGGATCTCGTTCCATAAGTATTTTTGACGGAATGTCTGGTGAACTGATTTGGGACTCGGGGGACGCCTTGGAACAGGCCGCTGCGAAGTTTACTCCGGAATATTTTAACTGGAATTCCAAGAAGGGCAAAAAGAAAATTGATACACGTAGTGACGATAAGGGCTGTGAGCCGGAAAATGTAACCTACGGTATGGTCAATGGCAAACGCCTTGTTTTTGTCGGCTTGGAACGTGCTGGCGCCATTGCTGTTTTCGATGCGACGAAATTTAAGTCGCCGAAGTTGATACAGTATATTATGGATTCTAACCACCGTGGCCCCGAGGGAATCCTGTTTATTCCTTCTGAAAAAAGCCCGGTGAAGCACTCTGCGCTGCTGGTTGTAGGATTCGAATACAGCAAGACTTTGGTCGTGTACAAAGTTAATCCGTAA
- a CDS encoding DMT family transporter, with the protein MGALFLYREGLSPESVLCYRFSIAIVLLALLMCFNRSNFAVKKRELIPLAFLGFLFAVSALGLYASFNYMDAGLACTLLFLYPLEVALIMAAFYKEKLTASVVAAIALSLAGIGLLYRGGEGGTTLSLIGLLLVFVSSLAYAIYIVVVNKADLKMGSAKLTLYVMMFCLLFLVLYSVTFGSGLPPVLHNPSSYGWALMLGFVPTVLSLVFMAKAVKIVGSTPTAIMGGLEPLTAVMIGVCVFGETLTTRLFFGIILVLASVIVLTVKKKG; encoded by the coding sequence TTGGGTGCGCTGTTCCTGTACCGCGAAGGTCTTTCTCCGGAATCAGTACTTTGCTACAGATTCTCCATAGCCATTGTTTTGCTGGCCTTGTTGATGTGCTTTAATCGCTCCAACTTCGCCGTGAAAAAACGGGAATTAATTCCTTTGGCTTTTCTCGGTTTTCTATTTGCTGTTAGCGCCTTGGGACTTTATGCATCCTTCAATTATATGGATGCAGGTCTTGCCTGCACCTTGCTCTTCTTGTACCCTCTGGAAGTGGCTTTGATCATGGCTGCGTTCTATAAAGAAAAACTCACTGCCTCGGTGGTTGCAGCCATCGCCTTGTCTTTGGCGGGCATCGGCCTTTTGTACCGTGGCGGGGAAGGTGGCACAACCTTAAGCCTTATTGGGCTGCTGCTGGTCTTTGTATCCTCGTTAGCTTATGCAATCTACATTGTGGTAGTGAACAAGGCGGACCTGAAAATGGGTTCTGCAAAACTTACCCTGTATGTAATGATGTTCTGCCTTTTGTTCCTGGTTCTTTATTCCGTGACATTTGGCTCTGGCTTGCCACCGGTATTGCATAACCCGTCTTCTTATGGTTGGGCGCTGATGCTTGGCTTTGTTCCTACGGTTCTTTCCTTGGTGTTTATGGCCAAGGCCGTGAAGATTGTAGGCTCTACGCCTACGGCAATTATGGGTGGGTTGGAGCCTTTGACTGCTGTGATGATCGGTGTTTGTGTCTTTGGTGAAACATTGACCACTCGACTTTTCTTTGGTATTATTCTTGTGCTTGCGTCAGTCATTGTTTTGACGGTCAAGAAAAAGGGCTGA
- a CDS encoding TIGR02147 family protein — MKNITCYTDFRQYMRDFYEERKRVSAFSWREFNKLAGFTSPNFLKLVCDGKSKLSKIKIEPVARAMNLVDYEANYFALMVSLDNARTDEAQKSILMEMDAIAKEHKARVIDGDTFEFYQSWEYPVLRELAPMMPGAKPKEMATVCNEEISAEDVSRILKFLVKRGLLKTDGNGSFSQTEKTLIGSKEALPLAIRSMHKTMANFAEKAVDKYPAGERHFMGITMGVNEELYGKVVEEIEHCCKRINAITANSENLNQVYRMNIQFFPFTKKV; from the coding sequence ATGAAGAACATCACTTGTTACACTGATTTTCGCCAATATATGCGGGACTTCTACGAAGAACGCAAAAGAGTTTCCGCATTCTCCTGGCGTGAGTTCAATAAGCTGGCCGGATTCACCTCCCCCAATTTTTTGAAATTGGTTTGCGATGGAAAAAGCAAACTGAGCAAGATAAAGATTGAGCCCGTGGCCCGGGCGATGAACCTTGTGGATTACGAAGCAAATTACTTCGCTCTTATGGTTTCCCTGGACAATGCAAGAACCGACGAAGCCCAAAAATCCATCCTCATGGAAATGGACGCCATCGCCAAGGAACATAAGGCCCGAGTTATCGACGGCGACACCTTTGAATTCTACCAGTCCTGGGAATACCCGGTTCTTCGAGAACTTGCTCCCATGATGCCTGGCGCAAAGCCCAAGGAAATGGCAACGGTCTGCAATGAAGAAATTTCCGCAGAAGACGTAAGCCGAATTTTGAAATTCTTGGTTAAGCGCGGTCTTTTGAAAACCGACGGCAACGGATCCTTTTCCCAAACCGAAAAAACACTCATCGGTTCCAAGGAAGCCCTTCCTCTGGCAATCAGATCCATGCACAAAACTATGGCAAACTTTGCAGAAAAGGCAGTGGACAAGTACCCAGCAGGAGAACGCCACTTCATGGGTATCACCATGGGCGTGAACGAAGAACTTTATGGTAAGGTGGTTGAAGAAATCGAACACTGCTGCAAGCGAATCAACGCAATCACCGCCAACAGCGAGAACCTGAATCAGGTGTACCGCATGAACATCCAATTTTTCCCGTTTACAAAAAAAGTTTAG
- a CDS encoding BamA/TamA family outer membrane protein, with protein sequence MKKSSGILGLAMGVSLWGIAALGVASPVYAAECSDGSVISSMKFDGLVHTKNRVVERELQNKVGEVFDSKKFESEKLKLQDLDLFTEISATCEPAADGAVALTYHFQEIFRWIPSPAGKTTDRDGLMIGVALANLNVAGEDVRVEVQYRTTVDPFLKNNEYALYASSPYLLGLPVGWNFEFLRTDSWDNLRKFQDASWLADLDLNWDLTSQFSLLFTGAYRYLEGGVGHLPEVGLGFKIDRRDAGIDTRNGVYLEYMLTHVGAGVGENHKGENYWEVLFDGRGYHTIGKFITGATALFRYRPGTVGHYDLYYQGGTNTFRGHDPDSTYLGVHETLLNLEERFVLMERRSASVLGINFFYGIQLVAGFDGRLLWDKGMPSWDDYEGAVYGGIHLIVPALDRIRFEIGYSPDVGEPKFSFGLFDRTIPARWRSR encoded by the coding sequence ATGAAAAAATCATCTGGCATCTTAGGCTTGGCGATGGGAGTATCCCTTTGGGGTATTGCCGCCCTTGGGGTGGCCTCTCCGGTCTATGCAGCCGAATGTTCCGATGGCTCTGTAATTTCCTCCATGAAGTTTGACGGTCTGGTTCATACGAAGAACCGCGTTGTGGAACGTGAACTGCAGAACAAGGTGGGTGAGGTTTTTGACTCCAAGAAGTTTGAGTCTGAAAAGCTGAAACTTCAGGACTTGGACTTGTTCACGGAAATTTCTGCAACCTGCGAACCGGCTGCCGATGGCGCCGTAGCACTGACTTACCATTTCCAGGAAATTTTCCGCTGGATCCCGTCGCCTGCTGGTAAGACCACAGATCGTGACGGCTTGATGATTGGCGTCGCTCTTGCCAACTTGAATGTGGCTGGCGAAGACGTTCGTGTGGAAGTCCAGTACCGAACTACGGTGGATCCATTCCTCAAGAATAACGAATACGCCTTGTACGCCAGTTCCCCTTATTTGCTGGGCTTGCCCGTTGGTTGGAACTTTGAATTCCTGCGCACTGACAGCTGGGATAACCTCCGTAAATTCCAGGACGCCAGCTGGCTTGCGGATCTTGATTTGAACTGGGACTTGACTTCTCAATTCTCCTTGCTGTTTACCGGAGCCTACCGTTATTTGGAAGGTGGGGTTGGCCACTTGCCCGAAGTCGGTCTGGGTTTTAAAATTGATCGCCGTGATGCAGGTATTGATACCCGTAACGGAGTTTATCTGGAATACATGCTGACCCATGTGGGTGCGGGTGTGGGTGAAAACCATAAGGGCGAAAATTATTGGGAAGTTCTTTTTGATGGTCGTGGTTACCATACCATCGGAAAGTTCATCACAGGTGCGACGGCCTTGTTCCGTTATCGTCCGGGAACTGTGGGCCATTACGATTTGTATTACCAGGGCGGTACAAATACTTTCCGTGGCCATGATCCCGACTCCACCTATCTCGGTGTTCATGAAACCTTGCTGAACTTGGAAGAGCGTTTTGTCCTGATGGAACGTCGTTCCGCAAGCGTACTGGGAATTAATTTCTTCTATGGAATTCAGTTGGTGGCCGGCTTTGATGGAAGGCTGCTTTGGGACAAGGGAATGCCCAGTTGGGACGACTACGAAGGAGCTGTCTATGGCGGTATTCACCTAATTGTTCCCGCCTTGGATCGAATTCGTTTTGAAATAGGTTACAGCCCCGATGTGGGTGAACCAAAGTTCAGCTTTGGTCTCTTTGACAGGACCATTCCTGCCCGCTGGCGCAGCCGCTAA